The genomic stretch GGGTGCTGTCTGCGGCACCGCGGCGCCGCCCTGCTCAACTATGGTCACGGTGTCCTCGCCCTGATGTCTCAAAAAATCGGGCCTCTTCTAGCACGGCCCGGTCAGAAGTTCTCTCCCGCTAGATGGCGGTTTGGCCGCAAATTTCAATCGGTTCAACCAGCGATCGACGGGCTCTGTTCCATCGGAGATCGGGTGGGTTTTGGCCTCCCAGCGTCCCGTGATGGCTGGCATCGCAGCCAATGAGGGAATTTGAGGCATGGCAAAAGCCTATTACAGCACCGTGTTCGAACAGCCGGCCCCGGCGGTCTGGAAAATCGTCCGCGATTTCAACAATTATCCGGTCTGGGTCGGCGGCGCCGGCGAAAGCGAGATCGAAGACGGCAAATCCGGCGATACCGTGGGCGCCATTAGAAATGTGCTTTATCAGCAGCGGCGCATCCGCCAGCGGCTATTGGCGCAGTCCGACGTCGAGCGTTCCCAGACCTACGAATTCGCCGGCGCGCCGACGCTGCCGGTGACCTACTATCGGGCCACCTTACGAATCACGCCGGTTGTCGATGGCGACCGCGCTTTCGCCAAGTGGTGGGCGACCTTCGATTGCGACGCCGGCCAGCGCGACCAATTGACCGGGACCCTGGCGGCCTCGTTCGAAAAATGGCTCGAATCGCTGCGCGACACGCTGGCGGCATGACCCGGGTTCCCCGCCCCGGGACCCGAAAGCCGCATATTCGGCAGTCCGGGCGTCGTTTCGGGCCGATTCGCCCATATTTGCCAGAAAGCCCGGGCTATTTGGACGGGTTCGGACCGTGCGTGAACTGTTGCATTCACGGGCCGCATTTGGCATAGCTCTGCCGTTGTCGGCGAGCGATCGCCGCCATCTCGGATGCGGGTGTAGCTCAGTGGTAGAGCACGACCTTGCCAAGGTCGGGGTCGAGGGTTCGAGCCCCTTCGCCCGCTCCAGATTTTCTTGGAAATTGGCAGAGTTTGACGAAAGCCCGCAGACAAGCGGGCTTTTCGTTTTGTGGCGCGCTCGGCGCGGCCCGACATTCAAGCAAGCGTAGCGATCTCACTTTCGGGATCCAGATGCTTCGGCCGCCAGCCAAGCTCGCGCTGCGCCTTCGCGCCGCTCAGCCGCTGATCGAGCGCGTAGCCGCGCGCCCATTCGCCGAGTTCGGCGGCGATCGCGTCGCAGGCCTCGCGATGGAAGACACCGCCGCGTGGCGCGTAGACCATCGCTGGATGAATCACGATGCCGTCGATGCCGGGTGCGGCGAGAACGCGCTGCAAATGCGGCACCATCCATGCGAATGCGGACAGGGGATTGAACGGCGTCTGTTCGGTCGCAACCTCGTCGCCAGTCGCGCCGAACAGCCAGCAGCCGCCGGTGTAGATGAAGCGCGGCTTGTTCGCCTGCCTGGCGAGCGCGGGCAACAATGCGTCGAGCAGGCGACGCTCGATTGCCTCCATGTCGGTGCTGAAATCGCAGGCCGCGTGAATCACCGCATCGATGCCGGCAAGCTTTCCGATCCATGGCGGGGGAAAAGCGATATTGCCGGCGATGGCGGTCGCCCCGAATTCGCCAAGTTTTGCCGCCGCATCGGATCGCGCCAGGCCCAAAACCTCAAGCCTGCGCGCGACGAGTTCGCGCACCACCGCCGAGCCGATCGAGCCCGTCCCACCGAGAACGAAAACGCGCAACGGTCAGCTCCTGTGTGGCAGCCCGCCGAATGCGCAAGCAGCAGCGTGCGATCATAACAGGCGTTCGCTCCCGGCGAATATTGCGGTGCAGCGCGGTCCGTCGCAAATCGGCCGTCGCAAAATCGCCTCAAAGCAGACCCTGCGCAAAGAAATTTTTCCTCAATTTGTTTTGACCTGACAGGGCCGCGCAAGGCGCGCTTCTCTCGCGCTTGGGATGTGCTACGATTTTCCGGTCTGAACCACTTCACCCAGACCACCAATCGTCTTTCGGGGCGTTCAATCAATAACAGCAGCTATCAGGCTGCACAGGGAGAGTGACGCGATGAAATCGGCTTTCAATCGATCTATTCTTGCGCTCGCGGCGATCGCGCTTGTCGCGGGGGCCGGCCAGGCCAACGCACAGCAAAAACCGCTGAAGAAATACGAGTCCGGCACCAAGGAATTCTGGACCCATCCGCCGGACGACTGGTTCCTCGGCGATGAGACCGAGGCCCAGAAGGGCCTGGCGCCGCCGTCCGGTCCGCCGACCGGCTCTTCCGACGCCGAACTCGCGACGCTGATGAAGAAGATCAAGCTGCCGCCGGGCTTCAAGATCGAGGTCTATGCCTCCAACGTGCTGGCGGCGCGGCAGATGGCCTGGGGCGACAAGGGCACGCTGTTTGTCGGCTCCTTCGGCCTCGGCAACGTCTATGCGATCAAGGACAATGGCGGCAAGAAAGAGGTCAAGACCATCCTCAAGGGCCTCAACATGCCGACCGGCCTCGCCTTCAAGGACGGCGCGCTCTACGTCATCGCGGTCGACAAGCTGATCCGGTACGACAACGCCGAGGCCAATCTCGACAAGCTCGGCGACGGCAAGGTGGTCTATGACGACATGCCGTCCTACGCCGCGCATGGCTGGAAGTATCTGGCCGCGGACAGTGAAGGCCGGTTCTATATCCCGTTCGGACCTCCCTTCAACATCGGCATTCCCCCGACCAGCGTGTCGCAGATCCGCCGCGTCGATCCCAAGACCGGCAACGCCGAAATCTACGCGCTCGGCGTCCGCAACAGCGTCGGCGGCGACGTCGATCCGCGCTCCGGCAAATACTGGTTCACCGAAAACGCCCGCGACTGGATCAGCGACGATTTGCCCTCAGACAAGCTGAACATGATCTCGAAGATCGGCGAGCATTTCGGCTATCCCTATTGCCATCAGGGCAATCTGGAAGACACCAAGTTCGCGATGGGTCACAAGTGCTCGGAGTTCACCCCGCCCGTGCTCAATCTCGGCGCCCATGTCGCTCCGCTCGGCATGAAGTTCTATACCGGCAATCAGTTCCCGCCGGAGTACAAGAACGCGATCCTGATCGCCGAACACGGCTCCTGGAACCGGCATAAGTACCAGGGCGCGCGGATCGTGCGCGTCAACGTCGGTCCGGACGGCAAGAATGCCAAGCAGGAAGTGTTTGCTTCCGGCTGGCTCGAAGGCGACCAGGGCTATCTCGGCCGCCCCGCCGACATCATCCTCGACAAGGATGGTTCGATTCTCGTTGCCGACGACTGGGCCGGCGCGATCTACCGCATCAGCTACAAGAAATAAGGGCTGAAAAATCAGAGGCTGCGGTTGCTCGGGAACGAGTGACCGCAGTTTCGCGTTTTTAACGGTGCAGTTTGCGTCGCGCCTGACAAACAAATGTCGTCATTCCGGGCGCGAGTAAAACGAGCGAGCCCGGAATCCATAACCACGATCGTGAGTATGGATTCCGGGCCTGCGCCAAAGTGGCGCATCCCGGAATGACGAACGCGGTGGAACCGAAATGCGGATAGCTTTAGTTGGGGCCTTGCTGGGAGCAATCACCAGCGGATCGTTCGCGCACGCCGCCGATGTCGCCGCCGGCAAGGAAAAGGCCGAGCTGTGCGCCGGCTGTCACGGCGACAACGGCATTTCGCAAACCGAAAACATTCCCTCGCTGGCCGGCCAGCAGGATCAGTTCGTCCAGTGGCAATTGGTGTATTTCCGCGCCGGCAGCCGCAAGAACGAGCAGATGCAGCCCGTCGTCGAGCAAATCAACAACGAGGACATCAGGAATCTCGGGGCCTATTTTTCATCGCTGACGCCGCCGCAAGGCCCGAAGGACGACAATCCGGATCTGTCCGAGAAGGGCAAGCAGGCCGCCGCCGGACGGCGCTGCGCCTCATGCCACACCGATAGCTATGCCGGGACCAAGGCGGTCGCGCGCATCGCCGGCCAGCGCGAGGACTATCTCCTCAAGGCGCTGCACGACTACAAATCAGGCGTGCGATCCGGCGGCGGCCAGGCCGCGATGGCCGATGTCGCCTATCCCCTGAGCGAAGAAGAGATCGAAGCGCTCGCGCATTATCTGGCGCATTTGTAGTTGCCGCAAATGCCTGTCGTCCCTGCGAAAGCAGGGACCCATAACCACCGTCTTCAAAATGTTGCGGAAGTTGTCAAACCGCCCTGCCTTAACTCGATAGGTCTCGGCGTATGGGTCCCTGCTCCCGTGCGCAATTGCGCACTAGCATTACAGTTGCTTTTTTGATTTGAAGTGGGCGCGTTGAGCGGCAGCCTGGTGAGCTCTGCGCCAAAAAGACCATGCGATGATGTGTGCGGGTTGAATCCGCTTTCGCGCAAGTCTGATGGCAATGCGGCGGATTTCCTGGATTGACCAACGGATCAGTGGTGGGGTGGTTATGCTTTGGCTTTTGCCGGGGGGCGCCGTTTCGTTTTTTTGGGCGGTGGCGGATTGGCGCGATGTCGGATCGCGGCCATCATGGCGAAGGCGAGCATCACCAAGGACACATGACGGTGCCAGCCATGCCAGGATCTGCTCTCGTTGTGATCGAGCCCGAACTCGTTTTTCGCGGTTTCAAAGCCGTCCTCGATCGCCCATCGATGGCCTTCGACCGCGACCAGCGTTTCAAGGGCTGTTCCCGCTGGGCACCAGGTGGTGAAGAAGGCGAGGTCATCATCGGCGATGCGACGACGGATCAGTAGACCGCGTGTCCACAAACCGTCATTTGCACTGTTGAACTGCTCGGCCTCGAGATCGGCCAATTCGAGATAACACCAATCGTGCAGCCGCGGTCCTTTGGTTCCGGCTCCCGCCGACAGGCGCTTCCAGTCGGATGAGTGCCGCGTCCGGGCGAGGTCTGCAGCCGTACCGGCGACCGGCGGTCGCTTGCCCCAGGATCGAAACACATGAGCGCTGCTGACCCCAAGCACGTAGCCTTTGCCTGCCCGACGTAGCTGCTGTTCGATGTTGCCAACACCGTAGACGGTATCGCCGGCAACCCACCTGAATGGTACAGACGCGGCTATCGCGCGTGCGATCATTCTCGTCGCAAGCCTTGGTTTGGTCGCAAAGCCGACATCGGCAGGCACATATGCGGCTTCCAGACGATCCGGATCGTCGGTCCATTCCTTCGGGAGATACAACGCGCGATCGATGAACGCATGGCCATGACGCGAAACGTAGGCAGCGAAGACGCCGATCTGGCAGTTCGTGATCTTCCCTGCCGAACCAGTGTATTGCCGCGCCACTCCGCATGACGCTTTGCCCTGTTTGAGAAAACCGGTCTCGTCGATCACCAGCACCGCATCGTCATCCGCCAAATGCTCGATGACGTAGTCGCGCACGATATCGCGCAGGGCATCGGCGTCCCAGTCTCCACGACCCAGAATCGCCTGCTGCCGCCATGGGCCGGGATCGCCAGCCGCCTCCGCGCGCATCCAACCGGTCTTGCGCTGCTCATCTCCGAGCAGACCTTCCAGGAATAGACCTGCATTCGTCGCAACACGCTCTTGCGTGAACAACGGACGTATCCGTTGCTTGATCTCTCGAAGCGACGCCGCCCACAACGCAAGCGTCTCCTCAACCGACGCGGCCCGCGCCCACGACATTCGAATCATGGTTGCCCATGGATTCAGAAGCCCGCAAAAAAAGCAACTGTAATGCTAGGCAGGGACGACGCTAGAGTTTGGAGCGCGGCCGCAAGCTGCGAGTCAGCCCCGCTGCTTCTCATACGCCTTGAGATGGGTGTAGGCGATGCGCAGTTTCGGCACCGGGATCTTGGCGGCGTCGGCGCGGGCCACGAGATCGCCGATCACGTGATCGGCCTCGACCGGCAGCCCCGCCTTGACGTCACGGAACATCGACGCGGTCATCGGCGAGCCTTCCGCTGTCAGCAGGCCGCGGGTGCGCTGGAAGAACGTCCCGCCCGGCGCAAAGCCTTCGGCGGCGGAGATCGCGCTGCACTCGTCGAGCATGCCGAGCAGAAAATCCTTGCCGCCGGTCGCCGCCAAAATATTGCCGACCGAGGTGCGCATCAGGCAGGTTGAAGCTGCGAGCGAGGCGAGGAACACCCATTTCTCCCACATGTCCTGCATGACGTGTTCGCTCGCCGCCGCACCGGCAACGCTGGAAAAAACCTCCGCGATGGCGCGAACCCGCTCCGACATGCCGCCGTCGCGTTCGCCGAAATTGAGCGACTGCAGCGGCGCCAGTTGAACCACCTCGCGCGCCTCGTTGAGCGTTGCGGCAATCGCGCAGAGACCGCCGAGCACGCGCTCGTTGCCGAATTTTCCGTCGAGCACGTTGAGGTGCAGCATGCCGTTGAGCAGCGGAATGATCGCGGTTTGCTGTCCGACGGCGGGCGCAAAGGATTTGATCGCATCGTCGAGATCGAACGCCTTGCAGCTCAGCAGCACGACATCGAACTTTTCGGCGAGCTTGTCGGCCTGCACCGTCGGCGGGTTCTTCAGCGTCACGTCGCCGTTAGGGCTCTTGATCACGAGGCCCGCACCGGCGAGCTCGGCGGCGCGCTTCGGGCGGACCAGAAACGTCACCTCGCGCCCGGCCTCAAGCAACCTGCCGCCAAAATATCCGCCGATAGCGCCGGCACCGACCACGAGAACGCGCATTGATCAACTCTCCAATATTAGACGGCCCTGTTTTTACCGGACCTTGTTAAACTCTCGTCATGCCCGGGCTTGTCCCGGGCATCCACGTCTTAGCAGCGTTGCAACAAGCAAGACGTGGATGGCCGGGTTGTCTATCATAACGACGCGCTTCGCGCTTTTGCCCGGCCATGACGAATAACGGAGAAGTGTTACATTCACCACTTTTCCCCAAACGGCCGGATCTCGAGCTCAAAGGTCCAGGCGCTGCGCGGCTGCTGGTACAATTGCCAGTAGGAGGCCGCGACGGAAGCCGGCGGCATCAGCAGATAGGGATTGTCGAGCGCTTCCTTGCCCCAGAGCTGTTCGCGGCGCTCGCGCACCCAGGCGGTGTCGACGCCGGAATCGATGATCAGATGCGCGACATGGATGTTCTTCGGCCCGAGCTCGCGCGCCATCGATTGCGCCACGGCGCGAAGCCCGAATTTCGCGCTGGCAAACGCCGCATAGCCGCTGCCGCCGCGCAACGAAGCGGTGGCGCCAGTGAAGAAGATATTGCCCTGGCCGCGCGGCAGCATCAGCCGCGCCGCTTCGCGGCCGGCCAGGAAGCCGGCCCAGCAGGCCATTTCCCAGACTTTTCGGAACACCCGGTCGGTGGTCTCCAGAATCGGGAAATTGACGTTGGCGCCGACATTGAAGATGCAGATTTCCAGCGGCGCGTGCTTGTCGGCGTCGTTGAGGAAGGTGGCAACCTCGTCTTCCTTCCGGGCATCGAGCGTGCGCGCCACGATCGATCCGCCGGCGGCCTCGATCTCCCCGACCAGCGGCTCGAGCTTGGCGCCGTCGCGCCGGCCGGCGAACACCGTAAACCCTTCGGCGGCGAATTTCTTGGCAATCTCGCCGCCGATATAATCGCCGGCGCCGATCACGGCGCAGGTGGCGTTTCGCTTTTGCATTTGGTGTGCTCCTTATCCCGTCATTGCGAGGAGCGTTCGCGACGAAGCAATCCACACTTGCTTTGCGGCCTGATGGATTGCTTCGCTTCGCTCGCAATGACGGAAGCGATTACTTCCCCGAAACCAATTCCTCGACTTCGCGCAATTGCTCCTTGCCGAAGAACATTTCCTTGCCGACAAAGAACGTCGGCGAACCGAAGGCGCCGCGTTCGACCGCGCCTTGCGTGTTCTCGATCAGCTTTGCCTTGACGTCGGCATCTTGCGAGCGGGCCAGCAGCTTTGCCGCATCGAGCCCGGACGACGCCAGCGCCTTGGCCGCCACTTCCGGATCGTCCATCTTCTTCGGCTCGACCCACATATGATGAAACGCTGCGTCGACATATTCAGCCAATACGCCCTCGAATTGCGCCGCGACCGCGGCGCGCATCAGGTTCAGCGTGTTGATCGGGAAGAACGGATTCCAGACGTAGGGTTTGACGTTGAAG from Bradyrhizobium sp. Ash2021 encodes the following:
- a CDS encoding SRPBCC family protein, with product MAKAYYSTVFEQPAPAVWKIVRDFNNYPVWVGGAGESEIEDGKSGDTVGAIRNVLYQQRRIRQRLLAQSDVERSQTYEFAGAPTLPVTYYRATLRITPVVDGDRAFAKWWATFDCDAGQRDQLTGTLAASFEKWLESLRDTLAA
- a CDS encoding NAD-dependent epimerase/dehydratase family protein, which encodes MRVFVLGGTGSIGSAVVRELVARRLEVLGLARSDAAAKLGEFGATAIAGNIAFPPPWIGKLAGIDAVIHAACDFSTDMEAIERRLLDALLPALARQANKPRFIYTGGCWLFGATGDEVATEQTPFNPLSAFAWMVPHLQRVLAAPGIDGIVIHPAMVYAPRGGVFHREACDAIAAELGEWARGYALDQRLSGAKAQRELGWRPKHLDPESEIATLA
- a CDS encoding PQQ-dependent sugar dehydrogenase, giving the protein MKSAFNRSILALAAIALVAGAGQANAQQKPLKKYESGTKEFWTHPPDDWFLGDETEAQKGLAPPSGPPTGSSDAELATLMKKIKLPPGFKIEVYASNVLAARQMAWGDKGTLFVGSFGLGNVYAIKDNGGKKEVKTILKGLNMPTGLAFKDGALYVIAVDKLIRYDNAEANLDKLGDGKVVYDDMPSYAAHGWKYLAADSEGRFYIPFGPPFNIGIPPTSVSQIRRVDPKTGNAEIYALGVRNSVGGDVDPRSGKYWFTENARDWISDDLPSDKLNMISKIGEHFGYPYCHQGNLEDTKFAMGHKCSEFTPPVLNLGAHVAPLGMKFYTGNQFPPEYKNAILIAEHGSWNRHKYQGARIVRVNVGPDGKNAKQEVFASGWLEGDQGYLGRPADIILDKDGSILVADDWAGAIYRISYKK
- a CDS encoding c-type cytochrome, coding for MRIALVGALLGAITSGSFAHAADVAAGKEKAELCAGCHGDNGISQTENIPSLAGQQDQFVQWQLVYFRAGSRKNEQMQPVVEQINNEDIRNLGAYFSSLTPPQGPKDDNPDLSEKGKQAAAGRRCASCHTDSYAGTKAVARIAGQREDYLLKALHDYKSGVRSGGGQAAMADVAYPLSEEEIEALAHYLAHL
- a CDS encoding IS701 family transposase produces the protein MIRMSWARAASVEETLALWAASLREIKQRIRPLFTQERVATNAGLFLEGLLGDEQRKTGWMRAEAAGDPGPWRQQAILGRGDWDADALRDIVRDYVIEHLADDDAVLVIDETGFLKQGKASCGVARQYTGSAGKITNCQIGVFAAYVSRHGHAFIDRALYLPKEWTDDPDRLEAAYVPADVGFATKPRLATRMIARAIAASVPFRWVAGDTVYGVGNIEQQLRRAGKGYVLGVSSAHVFRSWGKRPPVAGTAADLARTRHSSDWKRLSAGAGTKGPRLHDWCYLELADLEAEQFNSANDGLWTRGLLIRRRIADDDLAFFTTWCPAGTALETLVAVEGHRWAIEDGFETAKNEFGLDHNESRSWHGWHRHVSLVMLAFAMMAAIRHRANPPPPKKTKRRPPAKAKA
- the panE gene encoding 2-dehydropantoate 2-reductase, with protein sequence MRVLVVGAGAIGGYFGGRLLEAGREVTFLVRPKRAAELAGAGLVIKSPNGDVTLKNPPTVQADKLAEKFDVVLLSCKAFDLDDAIKSFAPAVGQQTAIIPLLNGMLHLNVLDGKFGNERVLGGLCAIAATLNEAREVVQLAPLQSLNFGERDGGMSERVRAIAEVFSSVAGAAASEHVMQDMWEKWVFLASLAASTCLMRTSVGNILAATGGKDFLLGMLDECSAISAAEGFAPGGTFFQRTRGLLTAEGSPMTASMFRDVKAGLPVEADHVIGDLVARADAAKIPVPKLRIAYTHLKAYEKQRG
- a CDS encoding SDR family oxidoreductase; this translates as MQKRNATCAVIGAGDYIGGEIAKKFAAEGFTVFAGRRDGAKLEPLVGEIEAAGGSIVARTLDARKEDEVATFLNDADKHAPLEICIFNVGANVNFPILETTDRVFRKVWEMACWAGFLAGREAARLMLPRGQGNIFFTGATASLRGGSGYAAFASAKFGLRAVAQSMARELGPKNIHVAHLIIDSGVDTAWVRERREQLWGKEALDNPYLLMPPASVAASYWQLYQQPRSAWTFELEIRPFGEKW
- a CDS encoding 2-hydroxychromene-2-carboxylate isomerase encodes the protein MSTNPQFLFDFGSPNAFLSHEAIPAIEKRTGAKFEYVPILLGGIFKATNNKSPAETLAGVKNKPEFQMLETERFVKRFNVKPYVWNPFFPINTLNLMRAAVAAQFEGVLAEYVDAAFHHMWVEPKKMDDPEVAAKALASSGLDAAKLLARSQDADVKAKLIENTQGAVERGAFGSPTFFVGKEMFFGKEQLREVEELVSGK